In Mycoplasmopsis maculosa, one genomic interval encodes:
- a CDS encoding tRNA1(Val) (adenine(37)-N6)-methyltransferase, with product MEIKLVKNSLGFDSDLYIFQDKNMFNYSVDTILLANFAFINNKIKRVLEIGTNNGALSIFLSERSPLLKIDAIEIQEKAANLARKNVKLNNKEHQINVINADFNNYYQELTKNASPKYDQIICNPPFYVYDKTKISKKVNEELLIATHEIKLNLEQIIKGCSKIIEQKGYLSLVIPVERLVDCFIYMRQYKFEPKRVQFIIPRINDKPKLVLVEGRFQSGWGVHFLPNLYLHDPNNNKKHEYLPEIKKLYKPIKINY from the coding sequence ATGGAAATAAAATTAGTAAAAAATAGTTTAGGTTTTGACTCTGATTTATATATTTTTCAAGATAAAAATATGTTTAATTATTCAGTTGATACTATATTATTAGCAAATTTTGCTTTTATTAATAATAAAATAAAAAGAGTATTAGAAATAGGTACTAATAACGGTGCTTTAAGTATTTTTTTATCAGAAAGAAGCCCATTATTGAAAATAGATGCTATAGAAATACAAGAAAAAGCAGCTAATTTAGCAAGAAAAAATGTTAAATTAAATAATAAAGAACACCAGATAAATGTTATCAATGCTGATTTTAATAATTATTATCAGGAATTAACAAAAAATGCTTCTCCAAAGTATGATCAGATTATTTGCAACCCACCATTTTATGTTTACGACAAAACAAAAATAAGTAAAAAAGTAAATGAAGAATTATTGATAGCTACTCATGAAATAAAATTAAATTTAGAGCAAATAATTAAAGGTTGCTCAAAAATAATTGAGCAAAAAGGTTATTTATCATTAGTTATACCTGTTGAAAGATTAGTTGATTGTTTTATTTATATGAGACAATATAAATTTGAACCAAAAAGAGTTCAATTTATAATTCCTAGAATTAATGATAAACCAAAATTAGTATTAGTTGAAGGACGTTTTCAATCTGGTTGAGGTGTTCACTTTCTTCCAAATTTGTATTTACATGATCCCAATAACAACAAAAAACATGAATACTTACCTGAAATTAAAAAATTGTATAAACCTATAAAAATTAACTATTAG